The following are encoded in a window of Brevibacillus sp. DP1.3A genomic DNA:
- the cysK gene encoding cysteine synthase A, producing MRVANSITDLIGFTPLVKLNRIVTEDIADIYLKLEFFNPGSSVKDRIALSMIEAAEADGSLKPGDTIIEPTSGNTGIGLAMVAAAKGYRAILVMPETMSIERRNLLRAYGAELVLTPGSEGMGGAIRKAEELAKEDSSYFIPQQFKNLANPAIHRETTARELLDQAKEIGGVDAFISGIGTGGTITGVGQVLREHYPNVQIVAVEPAASPVLSGGKPGPHKIQGIGAGFVPDILDTQIYDEIIKVENEDAFETARRVARQEGILGGISSGAAIHAALQVAAKLGKGKKVIVVIPSNGERYLSTPLYQFED from the coding sequence ATGCGCGTGGCTAATTCCATTACCGATTTGATTGGATTTACTCCGCTTGTAAAGCTGAATCGTATTGTCACCGAAGATATTGCAGACATTTACTTGAAGCTGGAGTTCTTCAATCCGGGCAGCAGTGTAAAAGACCGAATTGCGTTGTCGATGATTGAGGCAGCAGAGGCAGATGGAAGTCTGAAACCGGGTGATACCATCATTGAACCTACGAGCGGAAATACCGGTATTGGACTCGCGATGGTTGCTGCTGCAAAAGGATATCGTGCTATTCTGGTCATGCCAGAGACGATGAGTATTGAGCGACGCAACCTGTTGCGTGCCTATGGTGCGGAGCTGGTTCTCACACCAGGCAGCGAAGGGATGGGCGGAGCGATTCGCAAAGCGGAAGAGCTGGCGAAAGAAGATAGCTCGTATTTCATTCCGCAACAATTTAAAAACCTGGCAAACCCGGCCATTCACCGTGAGACAACTGCTCGTGAGCTGTTGGACCAAGCGAAGGAAATCGGCGGCGTAGATGCGTTTATTTCCGGTATTGGTACAGGCGGAACGATTACGGGTGTAGGGCAGGTTCTTCGTGAACACTATCCGAATGTACAAATCGTGGCTGTTGAGCCTGCGGCTTCGCCAGTTTTGTCTGGCGGCAAACCAGGTCCACATAAGATCCAAGGTATCGGGGCTGGCTTTGTTCCAGATATTCTCGATACACAAATTTACGACGAAATCATTAAGGTAGAAAACGAGGACGCTTTTGAAACCGCGCGTCGTGTTGCGCGTCAGGAAGGTATTCTCGGCGGGATTTCTTCTGGAGCAGCGATCCATGCGGCTCTGCAAGTAGCAGCGAAGCTCGGCAAAGGCAAAAAAGTGATCGTTGTCATTCCTTCGAATGGTGAGCGTTATTTGTCCACGCCTCTGTATCAGTTCGAAGATTAA
- a CDS encoding anthranilate synthase component I family protein: MFPTFADCQTYALSYPLVPLALRKPWSSTMDPWQVLTKLQPSLQHAVLLESGRAGRYTFLAYEPIATLRSQRGETIVSYPEGKIESIETHNPLNALRELLSRYRTPVLPSMPDFAGGAVGYISYEMNRFFEPSLPQIATDDLQLPDLYVMIMQDLLVFDHETREIICLTHLSADNLTEASYRQAAFHLEKRMDSIASLAMDRDETDWEALRKKPLAKLVPASVSFAKDQFEDAVRRVQEYIAQGDVFQVNLSVRQSKPVQVTAPEVYDVLRKLNPSPYMGYLSFPEFQLVSASPELLVKVKGKEVHTRPIAGTRPRGLTDEQDDALARELIDNEKERAEHVMLVDLERNDMGRVCRFGSVEVSEFMVVEKYSHVMHIVSHVKGELAAGKDALDAIEATFPGGTITGAPKVRTMEIIEELEPVKRGVYTGSIGWFGFNGDIEVNIAIRTMVIKDGVAHVQAGAGIVIDSVPEAEYAESLKKAEALWKALELSEQRTMS; the protein is encoded by the coding sequence ATGTTCCCTACCTTTGCTGATTGCCAGACGTATGCCTTATCTTATCCGTTGGTCCCCCTTGCCCTGCGTAAACCGTGGTCTTCGACGATGGATCCGTGGCAGGTGCTCACAAAACTACAGCCTTCTCTGCAACATGCTGTCCTGTTGGAAAGTGGACGAGCTGGGCGGTATACCTTTTTGGCATATGAGCCTATTGCTACGCTGCGCAGTCAGCGAGGAGAAACCATCGTTTCGTACCCAGAAGGAAAAATCGAGAGCATAGAGACTCACAACCCATTGAATGCTTTACGAGAGCTGCTCTCTCGTTACCGTACGCCTGTGCTTCCAAGTATGCCAGATTTTGCTGGGGGCGCCGTAGGCTATATCAGCTATGAGATGAACCGCTTTTTTGAGCCGAGCTTGCCACAGATAGCGACTGACGACTTACAGTTACCAGACCTGTATGTTATGATAATGCAAGACCTTCTTGTCTTTGATCATGAGACCCGAGAGATCATTTGCCTGACGCATTTGAGCGCGGACAATTTGACCGAAGCGAGCTATCGACAAGCAGCATTCCACCTGGAAAAACGCATGGACTCGATTGCTTCATTGGCAATGGATCGCGATGAGACAGATTGGGAAGCTTTGCGCAAAAAACCGCTTGCCAAGCTAGTGCCAGCGTCAGTATCCTTTGCCAAAGACCAATTCGAGGATGCCGTTCGTCGGGTGCAGGAGTACATCGCCCAAGGGGATGTTTTTCAGGTCAATCTGTCGGTACGGCAAAGTAAGCCAGTGCAGGTGACTGCCCCGGAAGTGTACGATGTGCTTCGCAAGCTGAATCCTTCTCCCTATATGGGCTATCTGAGCTTCCCTGAATTTCAATTAGTTAGTGCCTCGCCAGAGCTACTTGTAAAGGTAAAAGGCAAGGAAGTGCATACGCGTCCGATCGCCGGTACACGTCCGCGTGGATTAACGGATGAGCAAGACGATGCATTGGCACGTGAGCTGATTGATAATGAAAAGGAACGCGCAGAGCATGTCATGCTGGTTGATTTGGAGCGCAATGACATGGGCCGTGTCTGTCGCTTTGGCAGTGTGGAGGTCAGCGAATTCATGGTCGTGGAGAAATATTCCCACGTCATGCATATCGTCTCTCATGTCAAAGGAGAGTTGGCAGCAGGCAAGGATGCGCTTGATGCGATCGAAGCGACTTTTCCAGGAGGGACGATCACCGGAGCGCCAAAAGTTCGCACGATGGAAATCATCGAAGAGCTGGAGCCAGTCAAGCGAGGCGTCTATACGGGATCAATCGGCTGGTTTGGCTTCAATGGTGATATCGAGGTCAACATTGCCATCCGCACTATGGTGATCAAGGATGGCGTAGCTCATGTCCAGGCTGGAGCGGGTATCGTGATTGACTCGGTTCCAGAGGCCGAGTATGCCGAGTCATTGAAAAAGGCAGAAGCGTTGTGGAAAGCGCTTGAGTTGAGCGAGCAGAGAACGATGAGTTGA
- the pabA gene encoding aminodeoxychorismate/anthranilate synthase component II, which produces MILMIDNYDSFTYNLVQYVGELGEELQVYRNDKISLEEIERLAPDYLMVSPGPCTPNEAGISMDVIRHFAGNIPILGVCLGHQSIGQVFGGKVVRAERLMHGKTSEVFHDGKTIFQDIPSPFTAARYHSLIIEEVSIPSELEVTARTAEGEIMAVRHREYPIEGVQFHPESIITEHGKQLLKNFLTAYARHTTG; this is translated from the coding sequence ATGATTTTGATGATTGATAACTACGATTCCTTTACCTACAATTTGGTGCAGTATGTGGGAGAGCTTGGGGAAGAGCTACAAGTGTATCGCAATGACAAAATTTCACTGGAAGAAATCGAACGATTGGCACCTGATTATTTGATGGTGTCTCCAGGACCGTGCACACCAAATGAAGCGGGGATCAGCATGGATGTTATCCGCCATTTTGCCGGAAATATTCCGATTTTGGGTGTTTGTTTGGGTCATCAGTCCATTGGGCAAGTGTTTGGCGGAAAAGTCGTTCGGGCCGAGCGCTTGATGCACGGAAAAACGTCTGAAGTTTTCCATGATGGCAAAACTATCTTTCAGGACATTCCTTCTCCCTTTACGGCGGCACGCTACCATTCCTTGATTATTGAGGAAGTGTCCATTCCGAGTGAGCTGGAAGTAACCGCCCGGACAGCCGAAGGCGAAATTATGGCTGTGCGCCATCGAGAGTACCCAATTGAAGGCGTCCAGTTCCACCCTGAATCGATTATTACGGAGCACGGTAAGCAATTGCTGAAGAACTTCCTTACTGCATACGCGCGCCATACGACAGGTTAA
- a CDS encoding alkaline phosphatase — protein sequence MFRTFPKKLVPVAVISSLAFTAFFGPTTGLVKAAENNNNAKVKNVIFLIGDGMGTAYTTAHRYMKDDPSTPLMEPTEFDKYLVGAQMTYAEDHKQNITDSASAATAMSSGKKTYNNAIAVDNDKSEVETVLERAKKVGKSTGLVATSEITHATPASYGAHDESRKNMDAIANDYYDLKINGEHSIDVMLGGGLKNFVRKDRDLTKEFKKDGYSYVTSKSELLDDKNGKILGLFADGGMDKMIDRSKETPSLEEMTNAAIDRLSKDKDGFFLMVEGSQIDWAGHDNDIVGAMSEMEDFERAFQAAIDFAKKDGHTLVIATADHSTGGLSVAAKDEYNFLVEPIKAVKRTPDFISTEIAKGANVEETLKKYIDLELTPQEIASVKKAAETKDQVKIDNAIEAIIDTRSFTGWTTGGHTGEDVNVYAYGPGKEKVSGLIDNTKNADVIFEILGGKK from the coding sequence ATGTTCCGTACATTCCCCAAAAAGCTCGTTCCTGTTGCAGTAATCTCCTCGCTGGCTTTTACAGCGTTCTTCGGTCCTACTACAGGTCTTGTAAAAGCAGCAGAAAATAATAACAACGCAAAAGTGAAAAATGTAATCTTCTTGATCGGTGACGGTATGGGTACTGCTTACACAACTGCACATCGTTACATGAAGGACGACCCTTCGACTCCACTGATGGAGCCAACAGAATTCGATAAATATTTGGTCGGTGCACAAATGACTTACGCAGAAGACCATAAGCAAAACATTACAGACTCCGCTTCTGCTGCTACGGCGATGTCTTCTGGTAAAAAAACATACAATAATGCGATTGCGGTAGACAACGACAAATCAGAAGTAGAAACCGTACTCGAGCGTGCGAAAAAAGTAGGTAAATCTACTGGCTTGGTAGCTACCTCCGAAATTACTCATGCTACCCCTGCTTCTTATGGTGCTCATGACGAAAGCCGCAAGAACATGGATGCGATTGCGAATGATTACTATGATTTGAAAATTAACGGCGAGCATTCCATCGATGTGATGCTTGGCGGTGGCTTGAAAAACTTCGTTCGTAAAGATCGTGACCTGACGAAAGAGTTTAAGAAAGATGGCTACAGCTACGTTACTTCGAAGAGCGAACTATTGGACGACAAAAACGGCAAAATTCTCGGATTGTTTGCAGATGGCGGAATGGACAAAATGATCGACCGTTCCAAGGAAACACCTTCCCTGGAAGAAATGACAAATGCTGCAATCGATCGTCTGAGCAAGGACAAGGATGGGTTCTTCCTGATGGTAGAAGGAAGCCAAATTGACTGGGCTGGTCATGACAACGATATCGTTGGCGCAATGAGCGAGATGGAAGATTTCGAGCGAGCTTTCCAAGCAGCGATTGATTTCGCGAAGAAAGATGGCCATACACTGGTTATCGCAACGGCTGACCACTCCACGGGTGGATTGTCTGTAGCGGCTAAAGATGAATACAACTTCTTGGTAGAGCCAATTAAAGCAGTGAAACGTACGCCTGATTTCATTTCGACTGAAATTGCAAAAGGTGCAAATGTAGAGGAAACACTCAAGAAGTACATTGACCTGGAGCTGACTCCGCAAGAAATCGCGTCTGTGAAGAAAGCTGCTGAAACAAAAGACCAAGTGAAAATTGATAATGCCATCGAAGCGATTATCGATACACGCTCCTTTACTGGCTGGACAACAGGTGGACACACAGGGGAAGATGTAAACGTCTATGCGTATGGTCCTGGTAAAGAGAAAGTATCTGGATTGATCGACAACACGAAAAACGCGGATGTCATTTTCGAAATCCTGGGTGGAAAGAAATAA
- the tatA gene encoding twin-arginine translocase TatA/TatE family subunit, translated as MLSSIGIPGLILLLIISLLLFGPKKLPEIGRAVGQTLNEFKLSMKDLTPDEEEKKM; from the coding sequence ATGCTGTCGAGCATCGGTATTCCCGGATTGATTTTGCTCTTGATCATTTCCTTGTTGCTTTTCGGACCGAAGAAGCTGCCGGAGATTGGTCGTGCAGTCGGACAGACTTTGAATGAATTTAAGCTGTCGATGAAAGATTTGACGCCGGATGAAGAGGAGAAAAAGATGTGA
- the pabC gene encoding aminodeoxychorismate lyase: MHVYVNGTICPAHEATVSVLDHGFLYGIGLFETLRVYDRKLFLWDAHYARLCSGLFALQIQPAWTKEELACAILMTIDANELRDAYVRLSITAGAEGVGLVAGGYERPSLFVFAKPVAPLAVPPPPKRLQTLALARQTAEGQQRFKSHNYLNNALARQELGARPDVEGLFLTHDGFVAEGIVSNVFWVKNGKLFTPSIDTGILDGVTRRHVLTLAQQLSMPAEEGRYRLEDLLNADEVFTTNSVQEIVPITEIDGQSVPSTYGTYSCELHRAYRQSVAASE, encoded by the coding sequence ATGCACGTTTATGTTAACGGGACGATTTGTCCGGCTCACGAGGCTACAGTATCGGTATTGGACCACGGGTTTTTGTACGGTATTGGTTTGTTTGAAACGTTACGTGTATACGACCGCAAGCTATTTTTATGGGATGCTCATTACGCCCGGCTTTGTTCCGGGCTTTTTGCGTTGCAGATTCAACCTGCTTGGACAAAGGAAGAGCTCGCTTGCGCCATCTTGATGACCATAGATGCCAACGAGTTGCGTGATGCTTACGTCCGCTTGAGTATTACGGCTGGCGCAGAAGGAGTGGGCTTGGTAGCAGGGGGGTACGAGCGTCCGTCCTTATTCGTATTTGCCAAACCTGTAGCACCTCTGGCAGTACCTCCTCCTCCTAAGCGATTGCAGACATTGGCGTTGGCTAGACAGACAGCGGAAGGCCAGCAGCGCTTTAAATCGCACAATTACTTAAACAATGCCCTTGCACGTCAAGAACTCGGCGCCCGTCCCGATGTGGAAGGTCTGTTTTTGACGCATGATGGCTTCGTGGCGGAAGGAATTGTGAGCAATGTGTTCTGGGTCAAGAACGGCAAGTTGTTTACCCCTTCTATTGATACGGGCATTCTTGATGGTGTAACGCGGCGACATGTTTTGACTTTGGCACAGCAATTATCGATGCCTGCCGAAGAAGGTCGATATCGTTTGGAAGATCTGCTCAACGCTGATGAAGTCTTTACGACAAATTCCGTGCAAGAGATCGTTCCGATTACCGAAATTGACGGGCAATCCGTCCCTTCGACATATGGTACATATTCGTGCGAACTGCACCGCGCCTACCGTCAGTCTGTAGCGGCTAGCGAGTAA